A genomic window from Cloacibacillus evryensis DSM 19522 includes:
- a CDS encoding FecCD family ABC transporter permease: protein MTGAAELSEHRRRLFVKRLRLAALLSLLLLIAALWRLGAGEWDIPAARVAALLNPFLDEASRASPEALVVRSVRLPRFLAAVGTGGLLAVAGAVLQGLLTNPLAEPYTLGIAAGAAFGGALGFFFGSFAVTPLAFAGALASLWLVSAIAARSGGGAAYIVLAGIITNAILSAGVTFLKAIADDRLSAIVLWLMGSLSGASPLAALSVWGAAFILFVPAFIYARQIDAVSLSEGQGALLGIDEKKLRALLLAVSSLATAAAVSFFGIIGFVGLVVPHLMRSLTGPATRPLLIFSFLGGGLLLALADGAAQRLGELPVGVITALIGGPFFCWILMSRRRGA, encoded by the coding sequence ATGACCGGCGCGGCGGAACTCTCGGAGCATAGGCGGCGGCTTTTCGTCAAACGGCTGCGCCTCGCGGCGCTGCTCTCCCTGCTCTTGCTCATCGCCGCGCTATGGCGGCTCGGCGCGGGCGAGTGGGATATTCCCGCCGCCCGCGTCGCGGCGCTTTTGAATCCGTTTTTAGACGAAGCCTCGCGCGCCTCGCCCGAGGCTCTCGTCGTCCGCAGCGTCCGGCTGCCGCGCTTTCTCGCCGCCGTCGGAACGGGCGGGCTGCTCGCGGTGGCGGGCGCCGTCCTGCAGGGGCTGCTGACGAACCCGCTCGCCGAACCATACACGCTCGGGATCGCGGCGGGCGCGGCCTTCGGCGGCGCTCTCGGCTTTTTCTTCGGTTCGTTCGCGGTGACGCCGCTGGCCTTCGCGGGAGCGCTGGCCTCTCTTTGGCTCGTAAGCGCCATCGCGGCGCGCAGCGGAGGCGGCGCGGCCTATATCGTCCTCGCGGGCATCATCACGAACGCGATACTCTCCGCGGGAGTCACCTTCCTCAAAGCGATCGCCGACGACCGTCTCAGCGCCATCGTCCTTTGGCTCATGGGCAGCCTCTCGGGGGCCTCCCCGCTTGCCGCCCTCTCGGTCTGGGGCGCGGCCTTCATCCTGTTCGTCCCCGCCTTTATCTACGCGCGCCAGATCGACGCCGTCTCGCTCTCCGAGGGACAGGGGGCGCTGCTCGGCATCGACGAAAAAAAGCTGCGCGCGCTGCTGCTCGCCGTTTCGTCGCTCGCCACCGCCGCCGCCGTCAGCTTCTTCGGGATCATCGGCTTCGTCGGCCTCGTCGTCCCGCACCTCATGCGCTCCCTCACGGGGCCCGCGACGAGGCCGCTGCTCATCTTCAGCTTCCTCGGCGGCGGGCTGCTGCTCGCGCTCGCGGACGGCGCGGCCCAGAGGCTCGGAGAACTCCCCGTGGGCGTCATTACGGCGCTCATCGGCGGCCCCTTCTTCTGTTGGATACTGATGAGCCGGAGGCGCGGCGCGTGA
- a CDS encoding amidohydrolase family protein: MIIDFHTHVFPHKIADAAMTKLQHQCGVPYYAPATAESLVKTMDACGVDKSVVLNIVTKETQHEDVLSFAKEIDSERLISFGSVMPGSEYALEYVWKISDEGLKGMKLHPPLQRIDVDDKRLFPVYDLARALNLVVIFHAGWDATYRDEMRASVEMTINVVNNFPGLKLVAAHMGGLRIARDVFDRLAGKYELYFDTAYAADPWLDKGMFRDIIRRHGAEHILLGSDYPWHLPSMEIDLIKSLDIGEEEKKMILGENAARLLGL, translated from the coding sequence ATGATTATAGACTTTCACACTCACGTTTTTCCCCATAAGATCGCCGATGCGGCGATGACGAAGCTTCAGCATCAGTGCGGCGTTCCCTATTACGCCCCGGCCACGGCGGAATCTCTTGTCAAGACGATGGACGCGTGCGGCGTGGACAAAAGCGTCGTGCTCAATATCGTGACGAAGGAGACCCAACATGAAGACGTCCTCTCTTTTGCAAAGGAGATCGATTCGGAGAGGCTGATATCTTTCGGTTCTGTGATGCCCGGCTCGGAATACGCCCTTGAATATGTCTGGAAGATCTCCGACGAGGGACTTAAGGGCATGAAGCTGCATCCGCCGCTGCAGCGCATCGACGTGGACGATAAGAGGCTTTTTCCCGTTTACGACCTGGCGCGCGCGCTCAACCTCGTCGTGATATTCCATGCGGGGTGGGACGCGACATACCGTGATGAGATGCGGGCCTCGGTCGAAATGACGATCAACGTCGTGAACAACTTTCCCGGACTGAAGCTCGTCGCCGCGCACATGGGCGGACTGCGCATCGCGCGCGACGTATTCGACCGCCTCGCGGGAAAATACGAGCTTTACTTTGACACGGCCTACGCCGCCGATCCCTGGCTCGATAAAGGGATGTTCCGCGACATCATCCGCCGCCACGGCGCTGAGCATATCCTTCTGGGCAGCGACTATCCCTGGCATCTGCCCTCGATGGAGATCGATCTGATAAAGAGCCTCGATATCGGCGAAGAGGAAAAGAAGATGATCCTTGGAGAGAACGCCGCCAGACTGCTGGGGCTGTAG
- the cbiB gene encoding adenosylcobinamide-phosphate synthase CbiB has translation MQILAALLLDALFGDPKWPTHPVVLVGRLITFYEKIFYSPSDGKRRGVIFCAAVLFTVAAAVAAGMIVTGLIGKWAQTAFLIYLLYAAIAFKSLKDESLPVARALAAGDLERARRQVGRIVGRDTERLDAAGVTRAAVETIAESYIDGVVSVLFWMTVGSFFGHAAIFAWLFKAASTMDSMVGYDDERYRDFGWAAAKLDDLLNFIPARLGALIAVGAGALANMDYRRAWRVFLRDRLNHKSPNSAHGESVFAGLLGIRLGGGAFYGGEWEARPTLGDDLREPEPNDILRAHYIMDVSAALCAVLIFATERFV, from the coding sequence ATGCAGATTTTGGCGGCACTTTTGCTGGACGCCCTTTTTGGGGACCCCAAATGGCCGACGCATCCCGTGGTATTGGTGGGACGGCTGATAACCTTCTATGAAAAAATTTTTTATTCGCCCTCCGACGGAAAGCGCCGCGGCGTAATTTTCTGCGCGGCGGTGCTTTTCACCGTCGCCGCCGCCGTCGCGGCGGGAATGATCGTCACGGGGCTGATCGGCAAATGGGCGCAGACAGCTTTCCTCATATATCTGTTATACGCGGCGATCGCCTTCAAGTCGCTCAAGGACGAGTCGCTGCCGGTGGCGCGCGCGCTCGCGGCGGGCGATCTCGAACGCGCGCGCAGGCAGGTCGGACGCATCGTCGGGCGCGACACGGAACGGCTTGACGCGGCGGGCGTCACGCGCGCGGCGGTGGAGACCATCGCCGAGAGCTATATCGACGGAGTCGTCTCCGTGCTCTTCTGGATGACGGTCGGCTCCTTCTTCGGACATGCCGCGATATTCGCCTGGCTCTTCAAGGCGGCCTCCACGATGGATTCGATGGTCGGCTACGACGACGAACGGTATCGTGATTTCGGCTGGGCGGCGGCGAAGCTCGACGACCTCCTGAACTTCATCCCCGCGCGCCTCGGCGCGCTGATCGCCGTCGGCGCGGGAGCGCTCGCCAATATGGATTACCGCCGCGCCTGGCGCGTCTTCCTGCGCGACAGGCTGAACCATAAGAGCCCGAACAGCGCCCACGGCGAGAGCGTCTTCGCGGGATTGCTCGGCATCCGCCTCGGCGGCGGCGCCTTTTACGGCGGCGAATGGGAGGCGCGTCCGACGCTCGGCGACGATCTGCGCGAACCGGAACCGAACGACATCCTGCGGGCTCACTACATTATGGATGTTTCCGCGGCGCTCTGCGCCGTGCTGATCTTTGCGACAGAAAGGTTTGTTTGA
- a CDS encoding histidine phosphatase family protein — translation MRICLIRHALSLANAENVWTGQRDVPLSPRGVAEQRAICARFAYPRAELYFSSPLARCTQSLELIYGREADYLPAALSECSLGVLEGRPYTNLDDDPNYTAWLAAPDRPVEGGESFNGFTERVCAGFEALLSRCRAAGVSTAAGTMHGNVMRALLHRFADRNIPHGEWRIPNGGMYVLDFKTDGSAALWSTAPDFLFAQED, via the coding sequence GTGAGGATCTGTCTCATCCGCCACGCGCTGTCTCTCGCGAACGCGGAGAACGTCTGGACGGGACAGCGCGATGTCCCCCTCTCGCCGCGCGGCGTCGCCGAACAGCGGGCGATATGCGCGCGTTTCGCATATCCGCGCGCGGAGTTATACTTTTCATCGCCGCTCGCCCGCTGCACGCAGTCGCTTGAGCTGATCTACGGACGCGAGGCCGATTATCTTCCCGCCGCTCTCTCCGAATGTTCGCTCGGCGTCCTTGAGGGCAGGCCCTACACAAACCTCGACGACGATCCGAACTACACCGCCTGGCTCGCGGCCCCGGACAGGCCGGTAGAGGGCGGCGAGAGCTTCAACGGTTTCACGGAGCGCGTCTGCGCCGGCTTCGAGGCGCTGCTTTCGCGCTGCCGCGCGGCGGGAGTTTCAACGGCGGCCGGCACGATGCACGGCAACGTGATGCGCGCGCTCCTGCACCGCTTCGCCGACAGGAATATCCCGCACGGCGAGTGGCGGATACCGAACGGCGGCATGTACGTCCTTGACTTTAAGACGGACGGTTCGGCGGCGTTATGGAGCACGGCCCCTGATTTTCTCTTTGCGCAGGAGGATTAA
- a CDS encoding sirohydrochlorin cobaltochelatase, with amino-acid sequence MKSFVIALVMLTLVMSGTAFAAAPKDKPDKKGILVVAFGTSMPEAKKAIDNLVDSTKKAFPDTEVRLAYTSNIIRRKIAKEQNLNIPTPTSALAQMNDEGFTHVYVMPMHIIPGEEYDDIAGLVNGFAAVKGKYEFRDLKLGSPYLSSAADCDLMADILIKRFAKDLAKKNTVIVLMGHGTPHHAANAMYSQLQLSLDKKAPGRFALGTVEAAPMIEDVIARLKHDKSVKTLVLSPLMIVAGDHANNDLADKDDPESWYSQLKAAGYKDVRTFLVGLGEDADMARVYVSKIKDMMK; translated from the coding sequence ATGAAATCGTTTGTAATAGCTCTCGTAATGCTCACACTGGTAATGTCCGGCACGGCCTTCGCCGCGGCCCCGAAGGACAAGCCCGACAAGAAGGGCATCCTCGTCGTCGCCTTCGGCACCTCGATGCCGGAGGCGAAAAAGGCGATCGACAACCTCGTCGACTCGACGAAAAAGGCATTCCCCGACACGGAGGTGCGCCTCGCCTACACGTCGAACATCATCCGCCGGAAGATCGCGAAGGAACAGAACCTCAATATCCCGACGCCGACCTCCGCTCTCGCGCAGATGAACGACGAAGGCTTCACCCATGTCTATGTGATGCCGATGCACATCATCCCCGGCGAAGAATATGACGACATCGCGGGCCTCGTGAACGGCTTTGCCGCGGTAAAGGGCAAGTATGAATTCAGAGACTTGAAGCTCGGCAGCCCCTACCTCTCGTCAGCCGCCGACTGCGACCTGATGGCCGACATCCTCATCAAGCGTTTCGCGAAGGATCTCGCGAAGAAGAACACCGTGATCGTCCTCATGGGCCACGGCACGCCGCACCACGCGGCAAACGCGATGTACAGCCAGCTCCAGCTCTCGCTCGATAAGAAGGCCCCCGGACGCTTCGCCCTCGGCACGGTCGAGGCGGCTCCGATGATCGAGGACGTGATCGCGCGCCTCAAGCATGACAAGAGCGTGAAGACGCTCGTCCTCTCGCCGCTGATGATCGTCGCCGGCGATCACGCGAACAACGACCTCGCCGACAAGGACGATCCCGAATCATGGTACAGCCAGCTTAAAGCGGCCGGATACAAGGACGTCAGGACCTTCCTCGTCGGACTCGGCGAAGACGCGGATATGGCCCGCGTATACGTCTCCAAGATCAAGGATATGATGAAATAA
- a CDS encoding pyridoxal phosphate-dependent aminotransferase: MEFRPHGANPEKLYQQFGIPMPERVFDFSTNTNAVAQRGGFSPDLRAALEDYPDDDCAALRAFLSKTTGAAPEDILVTSGSNESIYLIASYEKDRKNLILQPTYGEYLRALENFGAAPCNIFDLRAAKLPQGGSVWLCNPCNPTGSFIPDAELDEIAASHPRTLFIVDEAYRDFIWTEEEPLPYRPHPNVIRLRSLTKTYNLCGARIGYILADASVTERLKKRQPSWSVSGLAQQAALFFLADDALLRRTRDYYAAEMPRLISAVNGAGFATLPTCVNYFLARTDNDEKLIRFLLERALVVRHTRNFPGLEGKFVRIAARTREEDDLLTDALRDYR; the protein is encoded by the coding sequence ATGGAATTCCGGCCGCACGGCGCAAATCCCGAAAAATTATATCAACAGTTCGGCATCCCGATGCCGGAGAGGGTCTTCGATTTCAGCACCAACACGAACGCGGTGGCGCAGCGCGGGGGCTTTTCGCCCGACCTGCGCGCGGCGCTCGAAGATTATCCCGACGACGACTGTGCCGCGCTGCGCGCGTTTCTTTCAAAGACGACGGGGGCCGCGCCGGAAGATATCCTCGTGACAAGCGGCTCCAACGAATCGATCTATCTTATCGCCTCTTATGAAAAGGATAGGAAGAATCTTATTCTCCAGCCAACTTACGGCGAGTATCTGCGCGCGCTTGAAAATTTTGGCGCGGCCCCCTGCAACATCTTTGACCTCCGCGCCGCAAAGCTGCCGCAAGGGGGATCTGTCTGGCTCTGCAATCCCTGCAACCCGACGGGGAGCTTCATACCGGACGCCGAACTTGACGAGATCGCGGCCAGCCATCCGCGGACGCTCTTCATCGTCGACGAAGCCTACCGCGATTTTATCTGGACCGAAGAGGAGCCGCTCCCATACCGGCCCCACCCCAACGTCATACGGCTGCGCTCGCTCACCAAGACCTACAACCTCTGCGGCGCGCGCATCGGCTATATCCTCGCCGACGCCTCGGTGACGGAGAGGCTGAAAAAACGGCAGCCGAGCTGGAGCGTCAGCGGCCTCGCGCAGCAGGCGGCGCTTTTCTTCCTCGCGGACGACGCTCTTCTGCGCCGCACGCGGGATTATTACGCGGCGGAGATGCCGCGGCTCATCTCCGCGGTAAACGGCGCGGGCTTCGCGACGCTGCCGACCTGCGTCAACTATTTTCTGGCGCGGACGGATAACGACGAGAAGCTCATCCGCTTTTTGCTCGAACGCGCCCTCGTCGTGCGCCACACGAGAAATTTTCCCGGACTTGAGGGAAAGTTCGTGCGCATCGCGGCACGGACGAGAGAGGAAGACGACCTGCTGACCGACGCGCTGAGGGACTACCGGTGA